Proteins found in one Xenopus laevis strain J_2021 chromosome 1L, Xenopus_laevis_v10.1, whole genome shotgun sequence genomic segment:
- the LOC108716014 gene encoding uncharacterized protein LOC108716014, producing MKSLIERTKEISNVHPMYRDLSPRRKFGPTIYNKNPSQDRLIKELHGRFGIDKQETCKTPEDDWLTEGVIITSRPSKNMLPSEQQIEKIIIPPDSPQLMRKTLSVNSSPPGTVHRTRLVSKSTSPAQPSACVPPPPPLPPLQSPAFIPHSPQQFPSWKAAGNDYQDLSRPLPPPHHKELSTTRFLPPSPLKTLPPNKSFVSVGCQTDDTPLFPPIQAGSLLNFTIKKNPRAYLNLVLPGTFAFV from the exons ATGAAGTCACTTATTGAAAGAACTAAAGAAATTTCCAATGTGCACCCAATGTATCGTGACCTCTCTCCTCGAAGGAAATTTGGCCCAACCATATACAACAAGAACCCCTCACAAGATCGCCTTATTAAGGAGCTTCATGGACGGTTTGGAATAGATAAACAGGAGACATGCAAGACTCCAGAAGATGATTGGCTGACAGAGGGGGTGATTATAACATCTAGACCTTCTAAAAACATGCTGCCTTCAGAGCAGCAAATTGAGAAG ATAATTATACCTCCAGATTCTCCTCAGCTTATGAGAAAAACCCTTTCTGTCAATTCATCTCCTCCTGGCACTGTACACAGAACCAGACTTGTGTCAAAATCTACATCCCCAGCACAACCCTCTGCTTGTGTACCTCCTCCACCTCCATTACCCCCTCTCCAGTCCCCTGCTTTCATTCCACATTCCCCTCAACAATTTCCTTCCTGGAAAGCAGCTGGTAATGATTATCAAGATCTGTCAAggcctcttcctcctcctcatcacaaAGAACTTTCCACAACTAGGTTTTTGCCTCCATCTCCTTTGAAAACCTTACCTCCGAACAAGTCCTTCGTCTCTGTTGGCTGTCAGACAGATGATACTCCCCTTTTTCCACCGATCCAGGCAGGGAGTTTACTAaattttactattaaaaaaaatccaagagcATACTTGAATTTGGTTCTACCAGGCACTTTTGCTTTTGTGTGA